Part of the Scrofimicrobium sp. R131 genome is shown below.
ACTGGTCGGCGTACTCGCCCCAGATCTGCAACTGGTCGGCCAACTCGGGGTTCTCCCCCAGCACCCGCTGCAGGACGATGTTGGCGCCCACCGCCTCGCACAGGACCCAGTGCATCCGCTCGCGCACCACCGGGTGACCGTCAAAGTCGGTGGTGTAGATGAAGCCGGGCTCCCCGTCGACCTGCCAGGAGTCGGCGTCGGCCGTGCGGAACAGCTCCTGGGCTCCCCGGAGCATCCACGCGGGCGGCTCCTCTCCGCGGGCCACCAGCGACTGGCGGGCCTGAAGCATCAGCCGCGACCATTCGAAGCCGTGGCCGGGGGTGACGCCGAACGGGCGGAACGGGTGGGCCGGCTGGTCCTCGTTGTATTCGGGCAGCACCTGCCAGTCGGCGGTGAAGTGCTCGGGGATCCGCCACCGGTGCACTTCGGCCTGCTGGGCCACGAAGTGCAAGATCCCGACAGCCCGGCGCAGGAGCTGCTCATCCCCGGTCAGGTCGGCCGCCGCCAGGTAGGCCTCGGTGGTGTGCATGTTCGCGTTGATTCCGCGGTAGTCCTCGGTCCGGGTGAACTCCCGATTCCAGGACTCGCGCACCCGGCCGACCTCCGGCTCGAACCAGTACCGATCCTGATTGTCCAGGGCTTCCGCCAGCAGGTCGCCGGCTCCCTCAATTTCTGCCGCCAGGGCCGAGGTGGCCGCCAAAATAACGAAAGCGTGGGCGTAGGCCGCTTTCGACTCGTCCACCACCTGATTGCCGGTCAGGGCGACGGCCGAGTACCAGCCGCCAAACTCGTCGTCGTGGAAGGCCCCCCGGAGCGAACGCACGCCGTGTTCGGCCAGTTCGCGCGCCCGGGGGTAACCCAGGAGGTCCGCGAGGGCAAAGACATGGGTCATCCGGCAGGTGATCCACAGCTCGGCCGGTCGATCGGGCACCACCTGACCGTCGGGCCCCAAGTAGCCGAACCCGTTGTCAACCCGGGCCCCGGTGGCAAACTCGAGCAACGCCGGAAACTGCCGGCTGTAGTCCAACGCGGGCGGGGTTTTGATCCGATCCATCAGCGGCTCCTTTGGTCTGGCGGGGTCGCTTCCATCATACCCGGGTCCCCGTAGTGCCACCCGGCCCCGCTTGTCAAGACCTACTCGACGACTGTCTGTATCTTGAACGCCTTTTTTGCCATTCATTTGTTAACAAACGGGCCTTCTTGGGTCCAAACGGGCAGCTCACGGCGTGTTGCCGCGGTTTTGGCAACAGTGATTATTGTAGTCAATCAACGATGAACTTGTCATATGTAATGCCCGTCGAGTAAAGTCGTACTACCAAAATGAAATAGCAACTACAGTTGCTTCATTAGAGAGGAATGGAACCTGTGAAGGATCTCTCCAGGCTTCCCGGACCGTTGATGGAAAAGTGGGATTGGCAGTACGACGGCGTCTGTCGCGACTTAGACACTGAAATGTTCTTCCACCCAGAGGGTGAACGAGGCGCTGCCCGACGTCGACGAGCCGCAGCTGCCAAAGCCATCTGTGCCACCTGCCCGGTCCTCGAACAGTGCCGTGAACATGCCCTTTCTGCCCGAGAACCCTACGGAATCTGGGGCGGCATGACCGAGGAGGAACGCCGCATCTACCTGGGGAGGCGCGCCGCTTCCTAGCCTCGATAGAATCGTGACCGTCCGGATTTGCGTCAGATCCGGACGGTCATCTTTTTCTCGGCATTGAGTAGGAAAGTAGGCAGAAATGAGCCCTCACTGGTCGATCGGCCCGACAAGCGTGTCCGTGCTGACGAGGCCCACTGCCCACCAGCTCGGCGAGCTAGCTGACAGCTGGAACCTGCACCCGGTTCTACGCGATGCCCTGTACGAGCCCCACCAGCCCAAATGCGAACGCTACGACGACGTCCTGTACCTGTGCCTGCGCGCCACCCAGTACCTGGATCAAACGGAAGCCGTTGAGCTGTCCTCCGTCCAACTGCTTCAGCGCGGCACCGAGGTGGTGCTGGTGCTACCCGAAGGCAAATGGTTGGATGGGCAACCTTTCACCGGTACTTTCGAGCAGGTGCCAGCCGACTTGCAGGCGGTGGCTAACCTGGGTCCGGGCGGGTTCATCTACTGGCTGACCGCCACCCTCACCGACGGGTTCCACCCGGTCCTGGACGGGTTGGAACTGGACCTGGAGCAGATCGAGTCGCAGGTGTTCAACTCGAACGTGCGGGTGTCGGAACGGATTTACCGCCTCTCCCGGGAGGTGATCGAACTGCAGCACGCGGTGGGGGCTCTCGGGCGGATCCTGCCCCACCTGGAGGACCTGATTGGGCAGTTGGAGCTGACCACCTTCTTCTCTGACCTGGAGCACGAGTTGGCCCGCGCTTCGCACCGCGGCCAAGCCCTGCGCGATTCCCTCTCTCAGATCCTGAGCGTAAACGCCACCCTGGTGGCCGAGCGGCAAAACGACGACATGAAGAAGATCTCCGGCTGGGCTGCCATCCTCTTTGCCCCAACCCTGGTCGCCGCCATCTACGGAATGAACTTCACCCACATGCCCGAATTGCACTGGGTGTTCGGCTATCCCCTCGCGGTGGCGCTGATGGTGGTCTTCTCGGTCGTGCTGTACACGCTGTTCAAGCGGAAAGACTGGCTCTAGCGGGCACCAAAAAAAACCCGGCCCCCAATTGGGAGCCGGGTTTTGCTTTAGTCTGGTTAGCCCAGCTTGGCCAGCACGTCGCGGGCGGAGAGAATCAGGTATTCCTCGCCGTCAACGGTGACTTCGGTGCCCCCGTACCGGCTGTAGATCACGGTGTCCCCGACGGCTACGTCGACGGTGATCCGGTTGCCGTTGTCGTCGATGCGGCCCGGGCCTACGGCCAGCACCTCACCCTGCTGGGGCTTTTCTTTGGCGGAGTCAACCAGAACCAGGCCAGAGGCGGTGGTCTGCTCGGCTTCGGCCTGGCGGATGACGATACGGTCCTCAAGCGGAGTAATGGAGATCGACACTGTCGCACTCCCTTTCTGTTTCTGTCTAGATAAATCCGGTCCTTCGCCCCTGTCGTCGCGGTGCCAGGTTAGAAGAGTGAATGCGGCGCTGGGCCGCCTTCTGATGTCAAGTTTAGGCACCGACTAGCACTCTGACAACCTGAGTGCCAAGTTTCACTGAGGGAGTATGTCACGATAGACCCATGACATCCTCCGTACAGCTGCTGGCGCAGCCGGGACCGTGGCAGCAACTGCAGTACCTCCAGTCCGAGTTGGGCGAGGCGGCCACGGATCCAACCACCTGGCCCAAGCTTGGGCAGGCGTTGCGCCAGGCCGGCCACGACCCGGAGCTGGTGGTGGCCCTAGTCTCCCAGCTCCAACTGCGAGCGGAGGCGCGCGGAAAGTTTGGGGAGAGCGCCCAGCACATGCTGTTTACCCGAGCCGGACTCGAACAGGCCACCCGCTTTCAGGTTTCGCTGCTGCACGCCCTCCGATACGCGAACGCGGGGGTCAAACGCGTGGCTGACCTGGGGTGCGGAATCGGCTCGGACGCATTGGCGTTGGCCACCACCGGCCTGGAGGTGCTGGCGGTGGACCGGGACCCAGAGGCTCTGGCCGCAGCGGCCATCAACCTGCGCGAGTTCCCGAAGACTCAGGTGCTCGAAGCTGACGTGATGACCATGCCCCGACCGGAGGTGGACGGAGTGTTCTTGGATCCGGCTCGGCGAAGCCACGACCGGCGCCTGTTCCGGCCCGAACAGTGGTCACCCCCCTGGGACAAGGTGACAGAGATCTTCTCGTGGGGCCTGGCCGCCGGGGTGAAACTGGCTCCGGGCATCGACCACCACTACCTGGGGATCGGCTCCCACGCGCAGTGGCTCTCCTATGACGGCGCCCTGGTGGAAGCCTCGCTCTGGTCCACCCAGTTGGCTCCGGAGGGCCCCGGCCGCTCGGCCCTGGTCTACCACCACCACACGATCGACGTCCTCTCGGAAGAGTGCGCCCCGGACGCTCCCCTGACGCCCGCCCCGGTGGGGGCCCTGGAGCAGTACCTGTTCGAGCCGGACCCGGCCGTGATCCGCGCCGGCCTGCTGGCCCGGCTGGCAGACCTAACCGGCACCCACCTCGTCCACCCCAAAATTGCCTATCTCTCCGGGCCCAGCCCCACCGACTCGCCCTACTGGACCGGGTTCGAAGTCTTGGCGGAGGTGGCCTTGCGCCCGAAAGTGGTCAAGCGCCAGCTCCGCGAGCTTGGGGCGGGACCGGTCGAGGTCAAGAAGCGGGGAGCCGACGTGGATCCAGCCCAGCTCCAAAAGCAGTGGCAACAAAAGGCGGGCATCCCGGTCGTAGTTTTCGCCACCCGCGTAGGATCTTCCCACCGGGCGATTATTGCCCGGCGTCTGAAGGGAGCCTGACTTGGAAGAAGCCACCAACCACCTCGATTTTGCCCCCTCCCAGCGATCCACCGTCGGGGTGGAATGGGAACTGCAGCTGGTCGACATGGATTCAAACGACCTGCGTCAAGCTGCCAACACCGTGATCAAGCAGGCCTGGCAGGTCCCGGAACTGAAACCGCTCGTGCACCGGGAGATGCTGCTCAACACGGTGGAAATCGCATCCGGCGCGCATACGAAAGTGAGTGACTGCATGCGCGACCTGCGGTTCGCGGTCACCTCCCTGCGCCCAAAAACCAACGAGCTTCGGGCCGACTTCGCCGCGGCCGGCTCGCACCCGTTTGCCCAGCCCGCCTACCAGCGAGTGACAGATTCTCGCCGCTACGCGGAACTGGTCCAACGCACCCAGTACTGGGGCCGGCAGATGCTCCTCTACGGCGTCCACGTTCACGTCGGGGTGGAGTCGCGAGAAAAAGTCCTCCCGATCATCAACACGCTGCTCACCTACGGCGGCCGGCTCCAGTCACTCGCGGCTTCCTCTCCCTACTGGGCGGGCCAGGACACCGGTTACGCCTCCAACCGGGCGATGGTGTTCCAGCAGCTGCCCACCTCCGGGATTCCGCGCCAGTTCACCCACTGGGAGGAGCTGGAACGCTACGCCGCCGACATGAAGAAGGCGGGGGTGATCTCAACCTTCGACGAGGTCCGCTGGGACATTCGCCCGTCGCCCCACCTGGGGACAGTTGAGATCAGGATTTTCGATGCCTGCTCAAACATTCGCGAGGTGGAGGCGTGTGCATCACTGGCCCACGCCCTGGTCGACTACTGCTCGTCCCTGGTTGACGCCGGCGAGGAGCTGCCGCGCCTACCCGACTGGTTCATCGAAGAAAATAAGTGGCGTTCGGCGCGCTACGGCCTCGACGCGCAGCTGATCACCAACGCCAGTGGCCAGACCGAACACGTGCGCGACTCCCTCGCGAACCTGGTGGAGCAACTGCGGCCCACCGCCCGCGAACTTGGCTGCGAGCCGGGGCTGGAGCTGGCGTTGGAAATCCTCGAAAAGGGCGGTTCCTACACTCGCCAGCGGGCAGTGGCCGCCGCTGTTCCCGAGAGTCCCCTCGATGCGGTGGTCTCGCTCCTGCGCGCGGAGATGCAGGAGGATCGGCCCCTCACAGCCGAAGAGTTCCTCGATACCCACTGGGCGGACGCTGCCCGAGGCGGAACCCGGTAGATGGCGTAAACTCGGGTCGTGGCAAAAAAGGTAGTGCTGGGAATTGAATCGACCTGTGACGAGACCGGGGTGGCGGTAGTCCGCGGCGATGAGCTGCTGGGACAGTGCACAGCCACCTCCATGGATCAGTTTGAGCGATACGGGGGCATCATCCCCGAGATCGCTTCCCGTGCTCACCTGGAGAGCTTCCTGCCCACGCTCGATCAGGCGCTGCAGGACGCCGGCGTCACCCTGGATGAAGTCGATGCCCTCGCGGTGGCGGCTGGCCCCGGACTGGTTGGGTCCCTGACGGTCGGGATCTGTGCGGCGAAGACCCTGTCGGCCACGCTCGGCCTGCCCCTGTAC
Proteins encoded:
- a CDS encoding AGE family epimerase/isomerase, coding for MDRIKTPPALDYSRQFPALLEFATGARVDNGFGYLGPDGQVVPDRPAELWITCRMTHVFALADLLGYPRARELAEHGVRSLRGAFHDDEFGGWYSAVALTGNQVVDESKAAYAHAFVILAATSALAAEIEGAGDLLAEALDNQDRYWFEPEVGRVRESWNREFTRTEDYRGINANMHTTEAYLAAADLTGDEQLLRRAVGILHFVAQQAEVHRWRIPEHFTADWQVLPEYNEDQPAHPFRPFGVTPGHGFEWSRLMLQARQSLVARGEEPPAWMLRGAQELFRTADADSWQVDGEPGFIYTTDFDGHPVVRERMHWVLCEAVGANIVLQRVLGENPELADQLQIWGEYADQFLLEAPGRWWHELDPSNHPAERTWPGKPDAYHVAQMLILPLLPASPAFAAALKRGNIAPIGD
- a CDS encoding WhiB family transcriptional regulator, producing MKDLSRLPGPLMEKWDWQYDGVCRDLDTEMFFHPEGERGAARRRRAAAAKAICATCPVLEQCREHALSAREPYGIWGGMTEEERRIYLGRRAAS
- a CDS encoding magnesium and cobalt transport protein CorA; this translates as MSPHWSIGPTSVSVLTRPTAHQLGELADSWNLHPVLRDALYEPHQPKCERYDDVLYLCLRATQYLDQTEAVELSSVQLLQRGTEVVLVLPEGKWLDGQPFTGTFEQVPADLQAVANLGPGGFIYWLTATLTDGFHPVLDGLELDLEQIESQVFNSNVRVSERIYRLSREVIELQHAVGALGRILPHLEDLIGQLELTTFFSDLEHELARASHRGQALRDSLSQILSVNATLVAERQNDDMKKISGWAAILFAPTLVAAIYGMNFTHMPELHWVFGYPLAVALMVVFSVVLYTLFKRKDWL
- the groES gene encoding co-chaperone GroES, producing MSISITPLEDRIVIRQAEAEQTTASGLVLVDSAKEKPQQGEVLAVGPGRIDDNGNRITVDVAVGDTVIYSRYGGTEVTVDGEEYLILSARDVLAKLG
- a CDS encoding THUMP-like domain-containing protein, yielding MTSSVQLLAQPGPWQQLQYLQSELGEAATDPTTWPKLGQALRQAGHDPELVVALVSQLQLRAEARGKFGESAQHMLFTRAGLEQATRFQVSLLHALRYANAGVKRVADLGCGIGSDALALATTGLEVLAVDRDPEALAAAAINLREFPKTQVLEADVMTMPRPEVDGVFLDPARRSHDRRLFRPEQWSPPWDKVTEIFSWGLAAGVKLAPGIDHHYLGIGSHAQWLSYDGALVEASLWSTQLAPEGPGRSALVYHHHTIDVLSEECAPDAPLTPAPVGALEQYLFEPDPAVIRAGLLARLADLTGTHLVHPKIAYLSGPSPTDSPYWTGFEVLAEVALRPKVVKRQLRELGAGPVEVKKRGADVDPAQLQKQWQQKAGIPVVVFATRVGSSHRAIIARRLKGA
- a CDS encoding glutamate--cysteine ligase, yielding MEEATNHLDFAPSQRSTVGVEWELQLVDMDSNDLRQAANTVIKQAWQVPELKPLVHREMLLNTVEIASGAHTKVSDCMRDLRFAVTSLRPKTNELRADFAAAGSHPFAQPAYQRVTDSRRYAELVQRTQYWGRQMLLYGVHVHVGVESREKVLPIINTLLTYGGRLQSLAASSPYWAGQDTGYASNRAMVFQQLPTSGIPRQFTHWEELERYAADMKKAGVISTFDEVRWDIRPSPHLGTVEIRIFDACSNIREVEACASLAHALVDYCSSLVDAGEELPRLPDWFIEENKWRSARYGLDAQLITNASGQTEHVRDSLANLVEQLRPTARELGCEPGLELALEILEKGGSYTRQRAVAAAVPESPLDAVVSLLRAEMQEDRPLTAEEFLDTHWADAARGGTR